The following proteins are co-located in the Camelina sativa cultivar DH55 chromosome 12, Cs, whole genome shotgun sequence genome:
- the LOC104730622 gene encoding PRA1 family protein H-like — protein MAFSPNPLSLSVPDPAFESWLRDSGYLELLDHRTSAAAAAASSSAPVSSSAAATSSASDDVVSSITGGFFASLLSRLVTVSSLLTINPFSKLSADDFSGDTPPWTTGFFGNCDSYSFPSSSQQARMRVHENIKRFARNYATLFIVFFACALYQMPLALVGLLASLALWELFKYCSDRWQFDRHPSMRKFSIGIGQCGTAVLLTFLNVQMALFSALAVRYSVMILHAGFRKLTPSKKPSRGR, from the exons ATGGCTTTCTCTCCTAATCCTCTCTCTCTAAGCGTACCCGATCCTGCTTTCGAATCTTGGCTCCGAGACTCCGGCTACCTCGAGCTCCTCGATCACCGCACATCCGCCGCGGCCGCCGCTGCTTCCTCCTCTGCACCCGTATCATCCTCAGCTGCCGCAACTTCCTCTGCCTCCGACGATGTCGTTTCCTCCATTACCGGTGGTTTCTTCGCTTCTCTCTTGTCTCGGCTCGTcactgtttcttctcttctgacTATCAACCCTTTCTCCAAGCTCTCCGCCGATGACTTTTCCGGAGATACGCCACCGTGGACCACCGGTTTCTTTGGCAATTGCGACTCTTATTCGTTCCCGTCGTCTTCTCAGCAAGCGAGGATGAGAGTTCATGAGAATATCAAACGATTCGCTAGGAATTACGCTAccctcttcatcgtcttcttcgctTGTGCATT GTATCAGATGCCACTTGCATTGGTGGGATTGTTAGCAAGCTTAGCTCTTTGGGAGCTGTTCAAATACTGCAGTGATAGATGGCAATTTGATCGTCACCCTTCCATGAGGAAGTTCTCAATCGGTATTGGACAGTGCG GGACTGCAGTTCTTCTGACGTTTTTGAATGTCCAAATGGCTCTTTTCTCTGCTCTTGCCGTCCGTTATTCAG TTATGATATTGCATGCTGGGTTCAGGAAGCTCACGCCATCCAAGAAACCATCTCGAGGAAGATAA
- the LOC104730620 gene encoding uncharacterized protein LOC104730620 gives MAAMFLTKRGAINIYRASSLHKDYSNSSRSVADKVITITNSRYFVSQGNNGEKPEEEAMGTTTDGKAPNVTLSHATDTAKDGLKRATDAAIKKSGDAGKRKNVDNKEGGDGQESVAVGEDGTVKGQNQSSG, from the exons ATGGCAGCGATGTTTTTAACAAAGAGAGGAGCCATAAACATATACAGAGCTTCTTCATTACACAAGGATTACAGCAACAGTTCTCGATCAGTAGCTGATAAAGTCATTACCATTACTAACTCTCGTTACTTCGTATCCCAA GGGAACAACGGAGAGAAACCTGAAGAAGAGGCGATGGGGACAACTACAGATGGTAAGGCGCCGAATGTGACGTTGAGTCATGCCACGGATACAGCCAAAGATGGATTGAAACGAGCCACAGATGCAGCCATCAAGAAGAGTGGAGATGCAGGCAAGCGAAAGAATGTAGATAATAAAGAAGGAGGTGATGGTCAGGAGAGTGTAGCTGTGGGTGAAGATGGAACTGTCAAAGGTCAAAATCAGTCATCAGGATGA
- the LOC104730623 gene encoding early nodulin-like protein 2, with the protein MKSLSFFFTILLSLSAFFTISDARKFSVGGSGAWVTNPPENYESWSGKNRFLVHDTLYFSYAKGADSVLEVNKADYDGCNTKNPIKRVDDGDSEISLDRYGPFYFISGNEDNCKKGQKLAVVVISPRTPSTAQPPHAAAPGSSPPGSTTPPGGAHSPKSSSPVSPTTSPPGSMAPKSGSPVSPTTSPPAPPKSSSPVSPSSAPMTSPPAPMAPKSSSTVPPSSAPMTSPPAPMAPKSSTTVPPSSAPMTSPPGPMAPEASSPVSNSPAVSPSLAPGDSTSLSPSGSAMGPSGDGSAMGPSGEGPSASGDISTPAGAPGGPGQKKSSANGMAVMSITTTVLSLVLTIFIIMSA; encoded by the exons atgAAAagcctttctttcttcttcaccatcctcctctctctctctgccttcTTCACAATCTCCGACGCACGCAAGTTTAGTGTTGGAGGCAGCGGCGCGTGGGTTACAAACCCACCTGAAAACTACGAATCTTGGTCAGGCAAAAACCGTTTCCTTGTTCACGACACTCTCt ATTTTAGCTACGCTAAGGGAGCTGACTCAGTGCTAGAGGTGAACAAGGCTGATTACGACGGATGTAACACAAAGAACCCGATCAAGAGAGTGGACGATGGAGACTCTGAGATCTCGCTTGATCGTTATGGTCCCTTTTACTTCATCAGTGGCAATGAAGACAACTGTAAGAAGGGACAAAAGCTTGCTGTCGTTGTCATATCTCCTAGGACTCCATCTACGGCTCAGCCTCCTCACGCTGCCGCACCGGGAAGTTCACCTCCGGGATCTACTACTCCCCCTGGAGGAGCTCACTCGCCTAAATCTTCCTCCCCTGTTTCCCCGACGACTTCTCCTCCTGGATCAATGGCACCTAAATCAGGTTCCCCTGTTTCTCCGACGACTTCACCGCCTGCACCACCTAAATCCTCTTCCCCTGTTTCCCCATCCTCTGCTCCGATGACTTCACCGCCAGCACCAATGGCACCTAAATCTTCTTCCACTGTTCCTCCGTCTTCTGCCCCGATGACTTCACCACCGGCACCAATGGCACCTAAATCTTCTACCACTGTTCCTCCGTCTTCTGCTCCGATGACTTCACCGCCGGGACCAATGGCACCAGAAGCTTCATCCCCTGTTTCAAACTCACCCGCCGTTTCTCCATCTTTGGCTCCGGGAGACTCTACTTCTCTTTCGCCGTCAGGTTCGGCGATGGGTCCGTCGGGAGATGGTTCGGCGATGGGTCCCTCGGGAGAGGGTCCGTCGGCATCCGGTGATATCAGTACGCCGGCGGGAGCTCCAGGAGGACCAGGACAGAAAAAATCGTCGGCGAATGGTATGGCCGTTATGTCGATTACTACTACAGTTTTAAGTTTGGTTTTAACCATCTTTATAATTATGTCAGCTTAA
- the LOC104730625 gene encoding uncharacterized protein LOC104730625: protein MTAKRNRKNKNTRPSNLPEEPFNLFRSIASAITSSQVSHKPILERLLYFLGHSSLTQPTNSENCDIASHCWNIKLSGEQVEWISFEDVCYLSDVLFRELDRSFEFLFSTLFKRKAETCCPTEESIRLATLFLRCCLKIMALLLPKPELVLEKAKTVHLILSGLVRVSNEDCSFVYTHDGLLDPRHTFLCTWIEVFMDEILVNKSIRGLLFLVDSASSSCRLFPKHHRDSVVEMEMVAAHFIISTSDAKLNEMCVERLYWKQLNAVRASQLSLSAAASLLLNPLMFSAPSFIHAHVVLLVSDAIGICVKGLDLHHIARYIDAFEKSVGLYTNIMCKSEDASPGKFGVRMNKSPVAFERHLLPSTLEKVNDVTLKLTDSLGAYQISNAKRESNELVACSVAYAKESLCIFDSSCSEKMLSQTLSIIGCVILRASSDDVMDSALQKYYASSMENLCLLASILKLMSCSVLQAIRVLRYWNSHQPEAVGNVQACKEYKALMDIVQRFEQFKVQLPGQSFLRDIMESLPNSHVKSKWMLTHYSGLLSVSFALKLDFLVKGSVFGMVISMYLFILEGGDLEALGNSVCHSENPSCSMPSSGSEILAASGKAEETSVDRKQSGAVALKFHKIRTLYLGKMSEAKDPESGPDSGVSVEEESCNAESFLWCMAGKGKVKKSDVEELADFIVCEPGKDYSDWLKGRERFRKQRWNKIVPQRWNKKQKAWRENKRKVSITRK from the exons ATGACGGCCAAGCGGAACCGTAAGAATAAGAATACCCGACCTTCGAATTTACCCGAGGAGCCGTTCAACTTATTCCGATCCATTGCTTCAGCAATTACGTCCTCTCAG GTTTCTCATAAGCCAATTTTGGAACGTCTATTGTACTTTCTGGGTCATTCGTCGTTAACCCAACCAACGAATTCGGAGAATTGTGACATCGCCTCACATTGTTGGAATATCAAGCTCAGTGGTGAGCAAGTGGAATGGATCAGTTTCGAGGATGTTTGTTACCTCTCAGATGTTTTGTTCAGAGAGCTTGATAGGAGTTTTGAATTCCTGTTCTCCACTTTATTCAAACGAAAGGCTGAGACTTGTTGTCCCACAGAAGAAAGTATTCGGTTAGCTACTCTCTTCTTAAGATGTTGTTTGAAGATCATGGCTTTGCTTTTGCCCAAACCAGAGCTGGTTCTTGAGAAAGCCAAAACAGTTCACTTAATTCTCAGTGGATTGGTTCGTGTAAGCAATGAGGATTGTTCTTTTGTATACACGCATGACGGATTGTTAGATCCCCGCCATACATTTCTTTGCACATGGATTGAG GTTTTTATGGATGAGATTTTGGTGAATAAGTCAATCAGGGGTCTGTTGTTCCTCGTGGATTCTGCATCCTCCTCGTGTAGATTGTTCCCTAAGCATCATAGGGACAGTGTGGTGGAAATGGAAATGGTTGCTGCTCATTTTATCATCTCGACATCTGATGCAAAATTGAATGAAATGTGTGTTGAGAGATTATACTGGAAACAACTCAATGCAGTTAGAGCTTCTCAGTTAAGCTTGAGTGCTGCTGCGTCCTTGCTACTAAACCCGTTGATGTTTTCTGCACCAAGTTTCATCCATGCCCATGTTGTTTTACTAGTTTCTGACGCCATCGGTATTTGTGTTAAGGGATTAGACCTTCACCATATTGCTCGCTATATTGATGCATTTGAAAAGTCTGTGGGTTTGTATACAAACATCATGTGTAAGAGTGAGGATGCCTCACCCGGGAAGTTTGGTGTTCGGATGAATAAATCTCCAGTGGCTTTTGAACGTCATCTTTTGCCCTCAACACTGGAGAAAGTAAACGATGTTACACTGAAACTAACTGATTCATTGGGTGCATATCAAATTAGTAATGCCAAGAGAGAAAGCAATGAGCTGGTCGCGTGTTCTGTTGCATACGCAAAGGAAAGCTTATGCATATTTGATAGCTCCTGCTCAGAAAAGATGTTGTCTCAGACCTTATCAATTATTGGTTGTGTGATACTTAGAGCTAGTTCTGATGATGTCATGGACTCTGCGTTGCAAAAATACTACGCATCTAGTATGGAAAATTTATGTCTGCTTGCATCCATACTGAAGTTGATGAGTTGTTCGGTTTTGCAAGCGATTCGAGTTCTCAGGTATTGGAACTCGCATCAACCTGAAGCCGTAGGTAATGTTCAAGCTTGCAAGGAATACAAGGCCCTGATGGATATTGTTCAACGTTTTGAACAGTTCAAGGTTCAATTGCCCGGTCAAAGTTTCCTACGCGATATAATGGAATCTCTTCCAAACAGTCATGTGAAATCTAAGTGGATGCTAACGCATTATTCAGGCTTACTATCTGTAAGCTTCGCCCTCAAGCTTGACTTTCTAGTGAAGGGTTCCGTTTTTGGAATGGTGAtatctatgtatttatttatcCTAGAAGGGGGTGACTTGGAAGCACTTGGGAATTCAGTTTGTCACTCAGAAAATCCATCATGTTCGATGCCATCCAGTGGTTCTGAAATCTTGGCAGCTTCTGGTAAAGCTGAGGAG ACTTCGGTAGATAGGAAACAAAGCGGGGCTGTTGCTTTGAAGTTTCACAAAATCCGAACTTTGTATTTGGG GAAGATGTCTGAAGCTAAAGATCCAGAGAGTGGTCCAGATTCAGGAGTTAGTGTTGAAGAGGAAAGCTGCAATGCGGAGAGCTTTTTGTGGTGTATGGCCGGAAAAGGTAAGGTGAAAAAATCCGATGTTGAGGAGTTGGCAGATTTCATAGTATGTGAGCCCGGTAAGGACTACTCCGACTGGCTAAAAGGGAGAGAACGATTTCGGAAGCAACGGTGGAACAAGATTGTTCCCCAAAGGTGGAACAAGAAGCAAAAAGCTTGGAGAGAGAACAAACGAAAAGTGTCTATAACCAGAAAGTAA
- the LOC104730624 gene encoding proton pump-interactor 1-like: MGVEVVNGGFEVAPAPFEGKPDQVKGDNKVSIKFGSHGEPPKKAEETNNNKVLNADVPKDAAEEWPAARQIHSFYFIKYHSFKDPKMKAKLDAADKDLEKWNKARGVVLNDLRAKRTERSKLFDLLDPLKSERKGFNSMFDEKRKEMEPLQQALGKLKNNDGGSARGPAICSSEEELNTMIYSYQYRIQHESIPLTEEKQLLKEIRLLEGTRDKVIANAAMRAKIKESMGQKDDIQGQVKLMGAGLDGVKKERQAISARINELGEKLKATKDEIQVLENELKNVSEKRDKAYSNIHELRKQRDETNSGYYQNRTVLNKARDLAAQKNITELEALSNAEVEKFISLWCSKKNFREDYEKRSLASLDFRQLSRDGRMRNPEEKPLIAPEVPPSKATPSEAEVVPKAKAKPQPKEEPVSAPKPDASVPEKTEKAKDAVKVKNVVNDDDEEEVYGLGKPQKEEKAVDAATAKEMRKQEEIAKAKQAMERKKKLAEKAAAKAAIRAQKEAEKKEKKEQEKKAKKKTGGNTETEAEEVPEASEAEKEETEALVQEEKPQKEKVLKEKPIRNRIRSRGGPETLPRAILKRKKSTNYWVYAAPAALAVLMLLVLGYYYVL, from the exons ATGGGCGTTGAGGTTGTTAATGGTGGATTTGAGGTTGCTCCTGCTCCTTTCGAGGGGAAGCCTGACCAAGTCAAAGGAGATAATAAAGTCTCCATCAAGTTTGGTTCACACGGTGAGCCACCAAAGAAAGCCGAAGAGACTAATAATAACAAAGTGTTGAACGCTGATGTACCTAAAGATGCAGCTGAAGAGTGGCCTGCTGCTAGGCAGATCCACTCTTTCTACTTTATCAAATACCATTCTTTCAAGGACCCCAAAATGAAAGCTAAGCTTGATGCTGCTGATAAAGATCTTGAGAAATGGAACAAAGCTCGTGGTGTAGTTTTGAACGACTTAAGAGCTAAGAGG ACCGAGAGATCAAAGTTATTTGATCTGCTAGACCCGTTGAAGTCAGAGCGTAAGGGATTCAACTCTATGTTTGatgagaaaagaaaggaaatgGAACCTTTGCAGCAAGCACTTGGAAAGCTAAAGAACAATGATGGTGGGAGTGCTCGTGGTCCTGCTATCTGTTCGTCCGAGGAAGAGCTGAATACTATG ATTTACAGCTACCAGTATCGGATTCAACATGAAAGCATTCCTTTAACCGAGGAGAAGCAGCTTCTTAAAGAGATCAGGCTGCTTGAAGGGACAAGAGATAAGGTCATTGCTAATGCGGCTATGAGAGCCAAAATCAAAGAATCTATGGGTCAGAAGGATGATATCCAAGGTCAAGTTAAG TTAATGGGTGCTGGTTTGGACGGAGTGAAAAAGGAGAGGCAAGCAATTTCAGCGAGGATTAATGAGCTGGGTGAGAAGTTGAAAGCAACAAAAGATGAGATTCAGGTGTTGGAGAATGAGCTGAAGAATGTGAGCGAGAAGAGAGACAAAGCGTATTCAAACATTCATGAGCTCAGGAAGCAACGCGATGAGACG AACTCTGGCTATTACCAAAACCGTACTGTGTTGAACAAAGCTAGAGACTTGGCTGCACAAAAGAACATAACCGAGCTTGAGGCGCTGTCCAATGCTGAGGTTGAGAAATTTATTTCCCTTTGGTGCAGTAAGAAGAATTTCAGAGAAGATTATGAGAAGAGAAGCTTGGCATCACTTGATTTTAGGCAGCTGAGCAGAGATGGACGGATGAGGAATCCCGAAGAGAAGCCTCTGATTGCTCCAGAGGTACCACCATCAAAGGCAACGCCTTCTGAGGCCGAGGTTGTCCCTAAAGCTAAGGCAAAGCCACAGCCAAAGGAGGAACCAGTCTCTGCACCTAAACCAGATGCTAGTGTACCTGAGAAGACTGAGAAAGCTAAAGATGCGGTAAAAGTAAAGAACgttgtgaatgatgatgatgaagaagaagtatatgGTCTTGGAAAGCCGCAGAAGGAAGAAAAAGCGGTTGATGCAGCTACGGCGAAGGAAATGAGAAAGCAAGAGGAGATTGCTAAAGCCAAGCAAGCCatggaaaggaagaagaagctggcGGAGAAAGCTGCTGCTAAAGCTGCTATAAGAGCTCAAAAGGAagctgagaagaaagaaaagaag GAGCAAGAGAAGAAAGCCAAGAAGAAGACTGGAGGCAACACAGAAACCGAGGCTGAGGAAGTTCCCGAAGCTTCTGAGGCAGAGAAGGAGGAAACTGAAGCTCTGGTGCAGGAGGAGAAACCGCAGAAGGAAAAAGTCTTAAAAGAGAAACCGATAAGGAACAGGATCCGCAGTAGAGGAGGACCAGAAACGCTCCCGAGAGCGATCCTTAAGCGTAAGAAGTCGACTAACTACTGGGTTTATGCTGCTCCAGCTGCTCTTGCGGTACTGATGCTTCTCGTCTTGGGTTACTACTACGTTCTCTAG
- the LOC104730626 gene encoding exosome complex component RRP41-like, which produces MSAKPGAATPTYSPKVVGRSRLPIFKDSDLDWSRPDGRGFPQCRPALLQTGAVSSASGSAYAEFGNTKVIVSVFGPRESKKAMTYSDVGRLNCNVSYTTFASPTLGQGTDHKEYSSMLHKALEGVIMMETFPKTTVDVFALVLESGGSDLSVVISCASLALADAGIMMYDLITAVSVSCIGKNLMIDPVTEEEGCEDGSFMMTCMPSRYEVTQLTVTGEWTTPNINEAMQLCLDACLKLGEIMRDCLKQAASASDE; this is translated from the exons ATGTCAGCAAAACCTGGAGCCGCGACGCCAACGTATTCTCCTAAAGTTGTGGGAAGATCTCGACTTCCTATATTCAAAGACTCCGACCTCGATTGGTCCCGTCCTGATGGCCGTGGCTTCCCTCAATGCCGACCTGCCT tgcttcAAACTGGTGCTGTGAGCTCTGCTTCTGGTTCTGCTTATGCTGAGTTTGGGAACACAAAAGTCATTGTTTCAGT ATTTGGGCCAAGGGAGAGTAAGAAAGCTATGACTTATAGTGATGTTGGTAGATTGAATTGCAATGTTAGCTATACTACTTTTGCTTCCCCGACTCTTGGCCAG GGAACTGATCATAAAGAGTACTCATCAATGCTTCACAAAGCCTTGGAAGGCGTAATAATGATGGAGACTTTTCCAAAGACTACTGTTGATGTTTTTGCATTGGTGCTTGAATCCGGAGGCA GTGACCTCTCTGTTGTGATTTCATGTGCTAGTCTTGCTCTAGCTGATGCCGGGATTATGATGTATGACCTTATCACAGCTGTTTCAGTG TCTTGCATAGGGAAAAACCTTATGATTGACCCGGTTACAGAAGAGGAAGGATGTGAAGATGGAAGCTTTATGATGACGTGCATGCCATCTCGTTATGAAGTCACTCAGCTAACCGTCACGGGTGAATGGACAACGCCTAATATCAACGAG GCAATGCAGCTTTGCTTGGATGCTTGTTTGAAACTTGGAGAGATCATGCGGGATTGTCTAAAACAGGCTGCCTCAGCTTCAGATGAATGA
- the LOC104730629 gene encoding beta-glucuronosyltransferase GlcAT14A-like encodes MAALNSEKRWIFPLAMASLMFIFLVAASFNMGLLSSVRSINSLIFSSSLSTTNETRAEFAESKVNNNSSHPPPVQPSPPRFGYLVSGSRGDLESLWRVLRALYHPRNQYIVHLDLESPAEERLELAKRVSEDPVFTDVGNVHMITKANLVTYRGPTMVANTLHACAILLKQSKDWDWFINLSASDYPLVTQDDLIDTFSGLDRNLNFIDHSSKLGWKEEKRAKPLIIDPGLYSTKKSDVFWVTPRRTMPTAFKLFTGSAWMLLSRSFVEYCIWGWDNLPRTLLMYYTNFLSTPEGYFHTVICNSPEYSSTVVNHDMHFISWDRPPKQHPRTLNMNDTERMIGSGTAFARKFRHNDPVLDKIDKELLGRGNGNFTPGDMVHEY; translated from the exons ATGGCGGCTTTAAACTCAGAGAAGAGATGGATTTTTCCTCTAGCAATGGCTTCTCTCATGTTCATATTCCTTGTAGCTGCATCTTTCAACATGGGTCTCCTCTCTTCCGTGCGTTCCATTAATTCACTCATCTTCTCCTCAAGTCTCTCGACCACTAACGAGACAAGAGCTGAATTCGCAGAGTCAAAAGTCAATAATAACTCCTCTCATCCCCCTCCAGTACAGCCTAGTCCTCCTCGCTTTGGTTATCTAGTTTCAGGGTCAAGAGGTGACTTAGAGAGTCTATGGAGAGTGTTAAGAGCATTGTACCATCCGAGGAATCAATACATTGTTCATCTCGATCTTGAGTCTCCTGCTGAAGAGAGGCTTGAGCTAGCTAAACGTGTGAGCGAGGATCCTGTTTTTACTGACGTTGGGAATGTTCACATGATCACAAAGGCTAACCTCGTTACATATCGAGGACCCACAATGGTAGCCAATACGCTCCACGCTTGCGCCATTCTCTTGAAACAGAGTAAAGATTGGGATTGGTTCATCAATCTCAGCGCCTCTGACTATCCTCTAGTCACTCAAGATG ATCTAATTGATACATTCTCGGGGTTGGACCGGAACCTCAACTTTATCGACCACAGTAGCAAACTAGGCTGGAAAGA AGAGAAACGAGCAAAGCCACTGATCATAGACCCGGGGCTTTACTCCACAAAAAAGTCAGATGTCTTCTGGGTTACACCACGCAGAACCATGCCAACTGCATTCAAACTATTTACCG GTTCCGCTTGGATGCTCTTATCTCGGTCGTTCGTAGAATATTGCATTTGGGGATGGGACAATCTTCCACGGACTCTTCTAATGTACTACACCAACTTCCTCTCTACACCGGAAGGATATTTCCACACTGTCATTTGCAACTCGCCAGAGTACTCTTCCACGGTGGTGAACCACGACATGCATTTCATCTCCTGGGACCGCCCTCCCAAACAGCATCCTCGGACGCTCAACATGAATGATACAGAGAGGATGATTGGAAGCGGAACAGCGTTTGCCCGCAAGTTCAGACACAATGATCCTGTCCTGGATAAGATCGATAAAGAGCTGCTCGGTAGAGGTAACGGGAACTTTACGCCTGGTG ACATGGTTCATGAATATTAG
- the LOC104730627 gene encoding E3 ubiquitin-protein ligase RMA3 — MEGNFIMSDAQRTHDDGFIVKQKPDLITGSKGGQANESGCFDCNICLDSAHDPVVTLCGHLFCWPCIYRWLHVQLSSVSIDQHHNNCPVCKSNITITSLVPLYGRGMSSSSSTFAFKKQDAGSTEIPRRPAPSTLYNPISSGSSLSPSLQHQTLSPTFHNHQYSPRGFTTTESTDLANAVMMSFLYPVIGMFGDMVYTRIFGTFTNTIAQPYQSQRMMQREKSLNRVSIFFLCCIVLCLLLF, encoded by the coding sequence ATGGAAGGGAACTTCATTATGTCTGATGCTCAACGAACACATGATGATGGCTTCATAGTCAAACAAAAACCTGATCTCATCACGGGTTCAAAGGGAGGTCAAGCTAATGAAAGTGGTTGTTTTGATTGCAACATCTGTCTAGACTCGGCTCATGATCCTGTCGTCACTCTCTGCGGACACCTTTTCTGCTGGCCTTGCATTTACAGGTGGTTACATGTTCAGTTATCATCTGTCTCCATTGATCAGCACCACAACAACTGCCCTGTCTGTAAATCCAACATTACCATCACCTCATTGGTTCCTCTCTATGGAAGAGGCatgtcttcgtcttcttccacGTTTGCCTTTAAGAAACAGGACGCAGGATCCACTGAGATACCCCGCAGACCTGCTCCATCGACCTTGTACAACCCAATCTCTTCAGGATCATCTCTGAGCCCAAGCTTGCAACATCAAACTCTGTCTCCAACATTCCATAACCACCAGTATTCCCCTCGTGGCTTCACCACAACCGAATCAACCGACCTTGCCAATGCAGTAATGATGAGTTTTCTCTACCCGGTGATTGGGATGTTTGGGGACATGGTCTACACCAGGATATTTGGGACTTTTACAAACACAATAGCTCAGCCTTACCAAAGCCAGAGGATGATGCAGCGTGAGAAGTCTCTTAATCGGGtatcaatatttttcctttgttgcatCGTCCTTTGCCTCCTACTcttctag
- the LOC104730630 gene encoding CBS domain-containing protein CBSX5-like yields the protein MSRFLSKQVLYIVPPISFVLSLSLSLHFLETLMALSLLSYDVSDLCLGKPPLRCLSASSSSVSDAIAALKYSEDTFLSVWNCNHDDNDVSECECLGKISMADVICHLSKDHDYTLSALNAPVSVLLPKTRSLVLHVQPSCSLVEAIDLIIQGAQNLIVPIQTKPFTKKRQQNDKVSVTTSTHSNGRRFCWITQEDIIQFLLGTIAAFSPLPAMSISDLGIINSTHAILAVDYHSSPSAVISAISNALVDQTSVAVVDGEGDDSFTSLIGEISPMTLTCCDETAAAAVATLNAGDLMAYIDGANPPESLVQIVRNRLEGKELMGLLSLFDSVSPSSPSSGYSSDEESPTRTTSSFGRSMSSSARMARKSEAIVCNPKSSLMAVMIQAIAHRVNYAWVVEKDGCFVGMVTFVDILKVFRKFLENNM from the exons ATGAGTCGGTTTCTATCAAAACAGGTACTTTACATCGTACCACCCAtctcttttgttctctctctctctctctccctacaCTTTCTAGAGACTTTGATGGCACTGTCCCTTCTCTCATACGATGTCTCCGATCTCTGTCTAGGCAAGCCTCCTCTCCGTTGTCTCTCCGCCTCTTCATCCTCCGTATCCGACGCCATCGCTGCCCTTAAGTACTCTGAAGACACTTTCCTATCAGTCTGGAACTGCAATCACGATGATAACGATGTCTCAGAGTGCGAGTGCTTGGGGAAAATATCAATGGCTGACGTCATCTGCCATTTGTCCAAAGACCATGACTACACTCTCTCTGCCTTAAACGCACCCGTCTCTGTTCTTCTCCCCAAAACTCGTTCCCTCGTCCTCCATGTTCAACCCTCCTGCAG CTTAGTTGAAGCCATTGATCTGATCATCCAAGGAGCACAGAATCTTATTGTCCCAATTCAGACAAAACCCTTCACTAAGAAAAGGCAGCAAAACGACAAAGTTTCAGTCACCACCTCAACGCATTCGAACGGACGACGATTCTGCTGGATCACTCAAGAAGACATCATACAGTTTCTCCTCGGAACTATCGCCGCGTTCTCTCCTTTGCCGGCGATGTCAATCTCCGATCTCGGCATCATCAACAGCACACACGCAATACTCGCCGTTGATTACCACTCCTCCCCCTCAGCCGTCATCTCGGCCATATCCAACGCTCTCGTCGACCAAACCTCTGTTGCAGTTGTCGACGGAGAAGGAGACGACTCTTTTACGTCCTTGATCGGAGAGATCTCTCCCATGACACTAACATGCTGCGACGAGACAGCTGCCGCGGCGGTAGCAACGCTCAACGCAGGGGACCTGATGGCGTACATAGACGGAGCAAATCCACCGGAGAGTCTTGTCCAGATCGTTAGGAATCGTTTGGAGGGTAAAGAACTGATGGGTTTGCTCTCGCTTTTCGATTCTGTCTCACCTTCATCGCCGTCGTCAGGTTATTCGTCGGATGAAGAGTCTCCGACGAGGACGACGTCGTCGTTTGGGAGGTCGATGAGTAGCTCAGCGAGAATGGCGAGGAAGTCGGAGGCAATAGTGTGTAATCCGAAGAGCTCGTTAATGGCAGTGATGATTCAAGCGATTGCTCATCGAGTGAACTACGCGTGGGTGGTTGAAAAAGATGGTTGTTTCGTTGGCATGGTTACTTTTGTTGATATCTTAAaagtttttaggaaatttttggAGAATAACATGTGA